The following are from one region of the Stanieria cyanosphaera PCC 7437 genome:
- the secG gene encoding preprotein translocase subunit SecG: protein MQVDRLVEIIWLVSASLLVVLVLLHSPKGDGLGGIGGQAQLFTSTKSAEKTLNRITWALSLTFIALTIVLSAGWLG from the coding sequence ATGCAAGTAGATCGCTTAGTTGAAATTATTTGGTTAGTTTCTGCAAGTTTATTAGTAGTACTTGTTTTACTTCACTCTCCTAAAGGCGATGGTTTAGGAGGTATTGGTGGACAAGCACAATTGTTTACCAGTACTAAAAGTGCAGAAAAAACTTTAAACCGTATTACTTGGGCATTAAGTCTTACTTTTATTGCCTTAACTATCGTTTTGAGTGCTGGTTGGTTAGGTTAA
- a CDS encoding methyl-accepting chemotaxis protein, which translates to MISPVQKSLLSKLVISFSLLSLTTVGVVALNAYYQAKLAIEKSVFERLSATASIQEEEIDNWFTIQRQDVLLSAQLPEISKQAELLFKNPTAKNSNPETQVAYQNLTQYFKNLTKIKPNLQEISLLTNNGLVAFSTNQSLEGKSQPLDNNITYFKAEKTKVKPIFYQSPTTGKFTVTLATPIFNQAKQRIGILAVNLNLDTINYFVEKQTHLGESGKTYLISQLNQKNTLVSATASENNRYSQGLTSIAIDAAIAQQDGQGLYKNHDGKSVLGIYRWIDEQDLALVTEIEQKEAFVPARIIASQIFIISLGSSVLLLLSVYWFSRRITSPILSLTQAAKEIANGNFNYQAYVSSQDEIGALASSFNQMARQLQNYFDNLETKVEQRTAELNKLLNQQQIAKEQLQQRVQQLQEQLKPVNQGDLTIRATVTDDELGLLANSYNSIIENLEKIVAQVKAATQTVAETTNRNENAIAKLATGTSYQKEEISFVLNRIEMMVKSMDTLASRAAKAEIIIKQTNEKVQKGDQAINETVERILALGETTSATKEQVKRLGKASRKISKAVELIRKIALQTNVLAVNASIEAARAGEEGLGFNVVADEVQSLASRSAQTATDIEALVLEIQAETDKVVRAMEESSKEVLAGSQLMKQTRSSLQQLTTTSEEVNQLVEAIALALREQSQTSQTVTKTIQQVAAIVSETSSSATDVSGSFQELLSISQQLQNSVGKFRVN; encoded by the coding sequence ATGATTAGTCCTGTGCAAAAATCTTTGTTATCTAAACTGGTTATTTCTTTTTCGCTCTTGTCTTTAACTACAGTAGGTGTAGTTGCTTTAAATGCTTATTACCAAGCTAAACTAGCAATTGAAAAATCAGTTTTTGAGCGCTTGAGTGCTACAGCGTCAATTCAAGAGGAAGAAATCGACAATTGGTTCACAATTCAGCGTCAAGATGTTCTTTTATCGGCACAATTACCAGAAATAAGCAAACAAGCAGAATTATTATTTAAAAATCCTACTGCCAAAAATTCCAATCCAGAAACTCAGGTTGCTTATCAAAATCTGACTCAATATTTTAAAAATTTAACTAAAATCAAACCAAATTTACAAGAAATTTCTTTGCTTACTAATAATGGTCTGGTTGCTTTTTCTACTAATCAAAGTTTAGAAGGTAAATCTCAACCTCTAGATAATAATATTACTTATTTTAAAGCTGAAAAAACTAAAGTTAAGCCAATTTTCTACCAATCTCCTACCACAGGAAAATTTACAGTTACTTTAGCTACACCAATTTTTAATCAGGCAAAACAACGTATTGGTATTTTGGCAGTTAATCTTAATTTAGATACAATTAATTATTTTGTTGAAAAACAAACTCACTTAGGAGAAAGCGGAAAAACTTATTTAATCAGTCAATTAAATCAAAAAAATACTCTTGTTTCCGCAACTGCTTCAGAAAATAACCGATATTCTCAAGGTTTAACTAGCATTGCTATCGATGCTGCTATTGCTCAACAAGATGGTCAAGGATTGTATAAAAATCATGATGGCAAATCAGTTCTTGGTATTTATCGTTGGATTGATGAGCAAGATTTAGCTTTAGTAACAGAAATCGAGCAAAAAGAAGCTTTTGTCCCTGCTAGAATTATCGCTAGTCAAATTTTTATAATTAGCTTAGGTTCTTCAGTTTTATTATTATTAAGTGTTTATTGGTTTTCTCGTCGGATTACTTCACCGATTTTATCACTGACTCAAGCAGCCAAAGAGATAGCTAATGGAAATTTCAATTATCAAGCTTATGTCTCTAGTCAAGACGAAATTGGAGCTTTAGCAAGTTCTTTTAATCAAATGGCACGTCAATTACAAAATTATTTTGACAATTTGGAAACCAAAGTCGAACAACGAACTGCGGAACTTAACAAACTTTTAAACCAACAACAAATTGCTAAAGAACAACTCCAGCAACGAGTACAACAATTACAAGAACAATTGAAGCCAGTTAATCAAGGAGATTTAACCATCCGCGCTACCGTTACTGATGATGAACTAGGTTTACTAGCAAATTCTTATAACTCGATTATTGAAAATCTAGAAAAAATTGTTGCTCAAGTCAAAGCAGCGACACAAACTGTAGCAGAAACTACTAATCGTAATGAAAATGCGATCGCGAAATTAGCAACAGGAACTTCTTATCAAAAAGAAGAAATTTCATTCGTTCTCAATCGAATTGAAATGATGGTTAAATCAATGGATACATTAGCGAGTAGAGCAGCTAAAGCTGAAATCATTATTAAACAAACCAACGAAAAAGTTCAAAAAGGTGACCAAGCAATTAACGAAACAGTAGAGAGAATTTTAGCTTTAGGAGAAACTACTTCCGCCACCAAAGAACAAGTTAAACGATTGGGTAAAGCTTCTCGGAAAATTTCTAAAGCAGTTGAATTAATTCGTAAAATTGCCCTCCAAACCAACGTTTTAGCTGTTAACGCCTCTATTGAAGCAGCACGTGCAGGGGAAGAAGGTTTAGGTTTTAACGTGGTTGCTGATGAAGTACAATCTCTAGCATCACGCTCTGCTCAAACTGCTACCGATATCGAAGCATTAGTGTTAGAAATTCAAGCCGAAACTGATAAAGTTGTTAGAGCAATGGAAGAAAGTAGTAAGGAAGTACTAGCTGGAAGTCAATTAATGAAACAAACTCGTAGTTCTTTACAACAGTTGACTACTACTAGTGAAGAAGTTAATCAGTTAGTTGAAGCGATCGCTCTAGCACTAAGAGAACAATCTCAAACTAGTCAAACTGTTACGAAAACTATTCAACAAGTAGCAGCTATTGTTTCGGAAACTTCTTCTTCTGCTACCGATGTTTCTGGCTCATTTCAAGAACTTCTGTCTATTTCTCAGCAGTTACAAAACAGTGTTGGCAAGTTTAGAGTCAATTAA
- a CDS encoding response regulator, whose translation MNILVVEDELEIAQLIKQTLEQESFSCELAHNGLVALEKFQQQQPDLIILDLMLPGLDGLELCTRIRQQSHHKDPYILMLTARGEEIDRVIGLSTGADDYLVKPFSPRELVARVRALLRRSLRHGNSTSQIYQSKHFTLDLDQHLATRQLNQNSETLDLTTLEFNLLATFMSYPGRVWSRTQLIDQLWGNDFFGDERVVDTHIRRLRKKIEPDAAHPTFIKTVIGVGYKFED comes from the coding sequence ATGAACATCCTTGTGGTGGAAGACGAACTAGAAATTGCTCAACTAATTAAACAAACTTTAGAACAAGAATCTTTTTCCTGCGAGCTTGCTCACAATGGGTTAGTTGCGTTAGAAAAGTTTCAGCAGCAACAACCAGATTTAATTATTTTAGATTTAATGCTTCCTGGTTTAGATGGTTTGGAATTATGCACTAGAATTCGTCAACAATCTCATCACAAAGATCCTTACATTTTGATGCTAACTGCTAGAGGAGAGGAAATTGATCGCGTTATTGGTCTTTCTACAGGTGCAGATGATTATTTAGTTAAACCTTTTAGTCCCAGAGAGTTAGTCGCTAGAGTAAGAGCTTTATTAAGACGTAGTTTGCGTCATGGTAATTCGACATCTCAGATTTATCAAAGCAAGCATTTTACCCTAGATTTAGACCAGCATCTGGCAACTCGGCAACTGAATCAAAATTCAGAAACTTTGGATTTAACTACTTTAGAATTTAATCTCCTCGCTACTTTTATGAGTTATCCAGGTCGCGTTTGGAGTCGTACCCAACTAATCGATCAATTATGGGGAAATGATTTTTTTGGTGATGAACGAGTAGTAGATACTCATATCCGACGTTTACGGAAAAAGATTGAACCTGATGCTGCTCATCCTACTTTTATTAAAACTGTGATTGGTGTTGGTTATAAGTTTGAGGACTAA
- a CDS encoding DUF4327 family protein, giving the protein MSLATLSPSPSINYSLDMIKDEARQLVEQGIISRQQPIYVLCQYIPAREWVCVECELEKCDYLLRDPIGELIAYEDWDND; this is encoded by the coding sequence ATGAGCCTTGCAACCTTATCTCCATCCCCTTCTATTAACTACTCACTCGACATGATTAAAGACGAAGCACGTCAGTTGGTAGAACAAGGGATTATCAGTCGTCAACAACCTATTTACGTACTTTGTCAGTATATTCCCGCGCGCGAATGGGTTTGTGTTGAGTGCGAATTAGAAAAGTGTGATTATCTTTTAAGAGATCCAATCGGTGAATTAATTGCTTACGAAGACTGGGATAATGATTGA
- a CDS encoding DUF4327 family protein, with product MSINATLTASASPFRYSIETIKDEVRQLVERGIIKKNQPLYALCQYLPAREWLGIESELERCDYLLRDRISDLLSTERWDND from the coding sequence ATGAGTATTAATGCAACTTTGACGGCTTCGGCTTCACCGTTTCGCTATTCGATCGAGACGATTAAAGATGAAGTAAGGCAACTGGTAGAGAGGGGGATCATCAAAAAAAACCAACCTCTCTACGCTCTTTGCCAGTATTTACCTGCTCGTGAATGGTTGGGGATAGAATCTGAATTGGAAAGATGTGACTATCTTTTACGCGATCGCATTAGCGATCTATTAAGTACAGAAAGATGGGACAATGATTAA
- a CDS encoding restriction endonuclease subunit S domain-containing protein, which translates to MNNNNLFQFVQQGFHVAVGAATDLCETFADPQKRTETISNLQTELSEKTGKWAEKGQITEQEARRNLETFLSQRGWQKTATTSQSTTETVSNPSPTDNKVQSELQELTEQIIALRNELEKLRQSEKPN; encoded by the coding sequence ATGAACAACAATAATCTTTTTCAATTTGTGCAACAAGGCTTCCATGTAGCTGTAGGAGCAGCAACAGATTTATGTGAAACTTTTGCCGATCCTCAAAAACGCACTGAAACTATTTCTAATTTACAAACAGAGTTGAGCGAAAAAACTGGCAAATGGGCTGAAAAAGGTCAAATTACTGAACAAGAAGCTAGAAGAAACCTCGAAACCTTTCTTAGTCAACGTGGATGGCAAAAAACTGCAACAACTTCTCAAAGCACTACTGAAACCGTATCTAACCCCAGTCCAACTGACAATAAAGTTCAATCTGAATTACAAGAACTTACCGAACAAATTATAGCTCTGAGAAATGAACTAGAAAAGCTGCGTCAATCAGAAAAACCAAACTAA
- a CDS encoding cation diffusion facilitator family transporter, whose amino-acid sequence MPDHRAKIRQVLWITLLLNLFVMGLKAVVGFATGSLSLQADALHSVTDSLNNVLGLVTNRFSSPIPDREHPYGHQKFEAIGALGIAAFLGIACFEILKGSIERIFIGITPIQISIAELWLLLIVLGINIFVAFYERNVGKRIGSPILIADAKHTMSDIWVTILVLAGLLGVSQAKTLNLPQLQWLDVILAFPVAILVFYSGWTVLKDNLPWLVDQIAIAPEAIHHIVMEVPGVINCHDIASRGLLGRQVFIEMHLIVDASDVETAHQITEKVETRLQERFNPVRVLIHVEPPNYQSNQISFGIENQSL is encoded by the coding sequence ATGCCAGATCATCGTGCTAAAATTCGCCAAGTTCTTTGGATTACTTTGTTACTTAATTTATTTGTAATGGGTTTAAAAGCAGTAGTAGGTTTTGCTACGGGTTCTCTTAGTTTACAAGCAGATGCTTTACATAGCGTCACTGATAGCCTTAATAATGTTTTAGGTTTAGTAACTAATCGTTTTTCGTCTCCTATTCCAGATAGAGAGCATCCTTATGGACATCAAAAGTTTGAGGCAATTGGTGCTTTAGGTATTGCTGCTTTTTTAGGTATTGCTTGTTTTGAAATTCTTAAAGGTTCAATAGAGCGCATTTTTATAGGTATTACTCCCATTCAAATCTCAATTGCTGAATTATGGTTGTTATTGATAGTTTTAGGGATAAATATTTTTGTCGCTTTTTATGAACGTAACGTAGGGAAAAGGATTGGCAGTCCAATCTTAATTGCTGATGCCAAACATACCATGAGTGATATTTGGGTAACTATATTAGTATTAGCTGGTTTGCTTGGAGTTTCTCAAGCTAAGACTTTGAATTTACCTCAATTACAATGGTTAGACGTGATTTTAGCTTTTCCTGTGGCAATCTTGGTTTTTTATAGCGGTTGGACAGTTTTAAAAGATAACTTACCTTGGCTAGTAGATCAAATTGCGATCGCGCCTGAAGCAATTCACCACATTGTCATGGAAGTACCTGGGGTGATCAATTGTCATGATATTGCTTCTCGTGGATTGTTGGGAAGACAGGTTTTTATCGAGATGCATCTAATAGTCGATGCGTCTGATGTAGAAACTGCTCATCAAATCACTGAAAAAGTTGAAACTCGATTACAAGAACGTTTTAACCCCGTTAGAGTTTTAATTCATGTCGAGCCACCAAATTATCAATCAAATCAAATTAGCTTTGGGATTGAAAATCAATCACTATAA